A segment of the Cricetulus griseus strain 17A/GY chromosome 6, alternate assembly CriGri-PICRH-1.0, whole genome shotgun sequence genome:
tacaggactaatccagccccctgatcatggatgccaatggggaggcccctgcactcctgggatttttagacatagagcaaaggtttaccagcctataatcctctaccccaaggaaactagaaatcatgaatgactccagagggaggtggactggcgttttgccctggtgggtgggagggacttcgagagcccatcccacttgaagggattcgctctgtctctgaacacatggggaggggcctaggcccagcacaggaagatttggtggacttggtggaaccctggttgggggccctaccctgcctggggagtggcgggtggatggggtggggggtaggttggaggtgggggagaaggaatgggggtggggggagggagagggagagggaaagtatatgtgaaaatattaataatttaataaaaaaagaaaaaaaattcaaaaaaaatacaaaaacgcatcagagaaattatccagcATGATCAAATTGGCTTTATACCAGGAAAGCAGGGATGGTTctacatacgaaaatccatcactgtaatccactatataaacaaactgaaaaagaaaaaccacataatcatctcgatagatgttgaaaaagtctttgacaaaatcaaacatcccttcatgataaaggtcttggagagatcaggaataacaggaacatacctaaacatgataaaagcaatatacagcaaaccaacagccaacatcaaactaaatagagagaagctcaaggctattcctctaaaatcaagaacaagggtgtccactctctccatatctcttcaatattgtacatgaagtactagctagagcaataagacaacaaaaggagatcaaggggatacaaattgggaaggaagaagtcaaactttcactatttgcaaatgatatgatagtttacataagggacccaaaaactctaccagggaattactacagctgataaacaccttcagcaaagtggcaggataaaagattaactcaaaaaatcagttgccctactatatacagatgataaatgcaatgagaaagaaatcagagaaacatcaccctttacaatagtaactaacaacataaaatatcttggggtaacactcaccaaaaagacctgtatagaaagaactttgagtctttaaaggaagatattaaagaatataccagaaaatggaaaggtctcccatgctcttggataggtgggatcaacatagcaaaaatggcagtcttgccaaaagcaaatctacagattcaatgcaattcccatcaaaatcctaacacaattcttcacagaccttgaaataacagtactcaacttcatttggaaaaacaacaacaacaaaaaaacccgggatagccaaaacaaccttgtacaatagggaaacttctggaggcatcaccatccctgacctcaagctctatcatagagccatagttctgaaaatagcttggtattggcacaaaaatagacaggttgaccaatggaatcaaattgaaaaccctgatattaacccacacacctatgaatgcctgatttttgacgaAGAATGTAAATTTATacagtggaagaaagaaagcatcttcaacaaatggtgttggcataactgggtgcggacatgtagaagattgcagattgatccatatctatccccatgcactaaacttaagtccaaatggatcaaagacctcaacataaattcagccacattgaacctcctagaagagaaggtaggtggcacccttgaagaAATTGGTAaagagaccgctttctgaacgtaccaccagtagctcaaacattgagatcgacaattaataaatgggacctcctgaatttgagaagcttctgttaagcaaaggacacagtcagcaagacaaaatgccagcccacagaatggtaaaagttattcaccaaccccacatctgacagagggctgatcaccaaaatatacaatgaactcaagaacctagccaccaaaaaaccaaacaatgcaattaaaagatggagcgcagaactaaatagggaattctcaacagaggaatccaaaatggctgaaagacacttgagaaagtgctcaacatctttagccatcagggaaatgcaactcaaaaccattgtgagataccatcttactcctgtcagaatggataaaatcaataacaccaatggcagtctatgctggagatgatgtggagaaaggggaactctcctctattgctgatgagagtgcaaacttgtacagaaactttagaaatcagtatggcggtttctcgggaaaatgggaatcagtctatctcaagatctagcaatccctctcttgagcatatacccaggaatgcacattcatacaataaagacatatgttcaactatgttcatagcagcattatttgtaatagccagaacctggaagcaacctagatgcccctcaactgaagaatggatagagaaaatgtggtatatttacacaatggagtactactcagcgggggaaaaaaaaacaatggaatctttaaattcacaggcaaatggatggaactagaagaaagcatcctttgtgaggtaacccaatcacaaaaagataaacatgatatgtactcactcattttttatttttagacatagagcaaaacaTCACTAGTCTACATTCCTCACTCCTAgaggagctgggaaacaaggaggaacccgagagaagattgcatagtccctggaagaaggggatggggacataATCCCTGACCAAATtagagcccaggggcagggagaggaagaggttTGAAGCAGAACTAGACACCCATAGCGAAGCattgaaccatactactggaattcaattgtggagcgggaggagggttgagcaaaggtgccaagacggggatggagagacctgcagaaacagtggatctGACCTACTGacagaatggagaccctagtcataaagctggggaaacagcattggaccaaaccaagccctctgaatgtgggtaccagctaggagcccaagacagtctatggctcctctgacagcggagccagtctttatccctagaacacaaacggactttgggagcccattccctatggagggatactattgcagcccagatacagcaaggagggtctaggccctcccccaaacaatatgacagactttgaaggtccttggtagagggcctcactatccctggggaggagtggggggggttggggtgggttgggtggggaacatgggaggaggggagggtgggggaatgggggatggatatgtaaatatgagtaattgaaaataataaaaagtttaaaacgACTAAATTTATTCAATACCCTACAGTAAAAGTTTTGATTATAAGTATCCAAcagtataaaatgtataaaacagATATGAAGATTTCTAATATATTAATACAAGGTGAATGGCTACATACAGTACATCCTACAGGCagagagtggaggggggaagaCCGTGGTTGAGGtctagtaataaataaataaatacagaagtaGAGATGACCCATCAAAAGTATGTTCTACCACCAATACTGcagccaaaatatacaaaaaaaaatcccatgttaAAGTAATGCAGGAGAATGGTAACGGCTGGACTCTACTACACCAAGGCTGTGGAGAACAAACCCACTCATTGGGCAGTCTGTGCACGAGGTGGCTTGTACTAGGTAAGTTTTTCCCAAAAGGAAGAGACACACAATGTAAAACTACACAGCTATAGGATGCCACAATCTGTGGCCCTCCCTGTTGTGAAATACTAGCAGACTTTAaaaatccagtttttaaaataatcacgAGTGAGGACTACTAAGGCAGCCACATACCCTTCTCCCTCTATGAGAGGTCTGAAATGGCACTATTGTTTTTCCTGAACTTTGAGAAGAGGCCATCAGACAACTTCCTCTAGGCTGTACTGAGAAGCCCTCGCCGCGATCTCAATGTGAGGAGCTCTATTCAGCCATCTTGATGTTCAGAAGCCCAACTCCAAGAAGccaccaaaaccaaccaactcaGCCTCAACACACAACTCTTTTTTCCTTATAATCAAGTTTAAATAGtgggagaaaaaaacaataaaacaacaaaaccaaaaccctagTAAGGTTATGACAAGGCAAAAAACTACTCTATAGATAAAACCTCCTCAAAGGTCTACTGAGGTGATCCAGAGCTAGAACTGAATTGAATGGATTTCAGTGAATCCCAGACAGTTGTGTAACACCAATGTCAATTATTTGCACACTGCAAGCCCTGTAAGAAATGTGTCCCAAGAAGCATCAACTGTGTCCCGAacatccccaggactcacataatCTGTTAAGCAGTTTACAACCACGTGTTCTCTTCGTATGGTGATGCTTTGGTCCTATCCCTACAGGACCTTGGCCatcctacaggcttgccttcCCCAGAAGGAGCGCTGGTGGTTCTGTTTTATAAGATTCACACAATGATGTTTATCAAATATTACCACGAAGGGAGGCAACACAGTGCTACCTGTGTGTTCAGAAATTGCTTCCTCCTTCAAGCTATTTGCAGAAAGCTCAGTCTGTCCTTCTTAATAATCATGAGTACAGGTCTGAATCATCAGAACCTTGGGAACAccttagcatttaaaaatttttaactaCCTCTAGGGGCAGGTCGTGCTACTGAGTTACGATAAATTACCATGAGGGAAAACAAATGTATCCAGCCATTTTAAATGCCCCAACCACTGCCTCTCCACAGAAAGACTAAACTACATATGGTTTATCACACAACAAATCCCATCTCTGTCCCCTGAGACACTCCCAATCTCATTTATTagagggaatttttaaaaaaaagacttaaagagCACTTTACAGCAGCATTCAGCCTtcctatgaaataaaatattcagcaTATTAAATATTATGTACACTGTCTTCTTGCATTAAGCTAGAACTGGCTTTCCGAGTTTGTTGGATGGGGGAATGGGTAACCCATTAAAAACTATTCTAGAAAATGTCTTTTGGCAGAATAGCAGGTATCCAAGTTAAAAATAGGAGGGTTACTCTGTTGCTTTGCGGTCTTTTCAAAGTTTAAGTCACTTTTTGTTCCCTTCTGCATGAACCTCAGTCACCACTCCTGAGTAGAGATGGGCAGAGGCTCTGGCCCCTGCTCCTCAGGCTTCTCAGCAGCTGCCTTCTTATTACTGCAGCAAGGCTTGAAGAGATGCATGCTGATGAGGACGTCCCCAAAATGGCCCTTATAGATGATCCCACAacctattttctgtcttttccagtAGGTAATatctaagaaggaaaaaaaaattggagttCTCTTAGAGCTGGAAGCCATCTCTGTGTCTGAGCCATCATCTGACTGGTTACTGTAGTACGGAGACTGGGCTGGAGAGGCACTTGAGGTGGTGCTGTGAACATCTGAGTTGTGGCGTTTAAATTCCTTCTGCAGTTTACTGATCAGGTTGCTTTTCATCCTGTTTACAGATAAGAGTTTTCACTTTCTTTGGTTTCAGTGTTGTCTTTAGACTGGGTCCTGCCCTTGTGTCTACCACATGAttgcagtttttttgttttgggtttgtttttgtttttgtttttgatcctGCTGGCAACTTCTTTCATCTTTTCACAAGCAGCACACAGGCAGGCGTTGGAGATGTATCCTGAGTGAGCCTCGTGCAAAGTTCCCACCCAAAACAGCTCTGGAAGTCCTTTTCATAATGTTTACTGTCTGTGAACCAAGAGCTGGAGGACTTGGTTCTGAAAATACAGCAGCCCTCTATACTTCAGTACGTCTTTGGCTTGTGAAAACCAAACATCTTTTCTTCTGAGCAATACCTTCCACGAGCAGCAGAGTCCCCACGGTGTGGACTGCACCAGACCAACCCCTTGCAAGCACTCCCTCCGCCCTTGCGCCGAGTCCAGAAAAAgcacaaaatacttttttaaatcttattgttactaatgttcattttaaaagatacaaacaCTTTAGTAGGAAGAAGAACaaacacagcaacaggaaaactaAGAGAAATAAATATCCCAAAACATCGAGAAACAATCTGTGGGTTAGCTCGGAGACGGGGTGCTTACCAAGTGCATAGGAGAGTCTGGATTTGTTCCCTAGCATTGcagaagaaatttaaatgaattaatgtTTACTATTACTAGTAATGGGAGATATATAAGATTTTTACATAGTTTGGTTCCTTTGTACTTATTAAATCATTAATAATTCAATCATAATCCTAGTTGCCCAACGGTATTACTGGGATGATGTCCAGTGGTTAAGGGGTTGGTCTCTATATGTGAGCAGACACCAGGATGAATTCTACTCAAATCCTTACCCTAACTGGATACCCATTTTCCCATCTGCAAGGGGGAATACTGTAGTTCTGACCCCAAAgctttctttcttacttgtgACAGTGTACTGACTTATTCAGGAAGAGCTGCTTGCTAACTGGAACATGGAAGATAGCTTTCCTAGCAGCTGCTGTGTGAGCTGGTATGGCTGGAGTGCTTTTATGTGTGCTGTGTAATGCCTCACTTAAGGCTTTTGGATGTTTTGAGGGAGTGTCTCATATTAACATTTTTCTgtttagagaaataaaaaacaatggccTTGTTAGCCTGCAAAAGtctgacctaggccttctgcatttATGTTATGGTTGTCTAGCTTGGTCctcctgtgggactcctaacagtgggagcagggactcTCCCTTACtattttgcctgcttttgggaccctttcctctaACTGAGTTGGCTTGTCCCACCTTAATACGAGGGGTGGTGCCTAGTCTTATTTCAACTTTATATGCTATGTTTGGCtgatatccctggaaggcctgtccttttctgaatggAAGTGTGGGAAAAATgaatgggagggagatgggggggagaactgggaggggaggagggaggtgatGCATGAGAGatgaatttaaaaacagaaaagcaacataTAAACTGATAAAATGGCCATGTTATCACTTacaatatatatttcttttccatCTCATTTCAATGAGGGCAAAGGCTGGAAAGTGAGTTATCCAATGCATAGGTGTGAGGCCCAGTGGGCTAGCTTGTAAAACTAAAGAACATGCCACCAAGAGATTCAGAGCCACACCCCTGAGACCTGCACCTGTTAGTCTAACCCTTGAGGAAAGAAATGCCCCAGGTTCCCTAGGACTCAGACAGAACTGGCTGGAGAGCAGGCTCTACAATGACACTGGAGTTGTCTTTAATAAGTGAGTTGGGAAATGATCTGTCAGGAACCTTTATAGCCCTGTTCTTTTTTGGTCCAAGGAAGCAGAAACTGAGACATACATTATAGTTGTTCTCAAAGAAAACTAGACTCAGTGTATGCCAGCTTTTCCTGACCACGTCAGAAAAAGTCTCTGTCATATCTTCACAGAGAATATTACAGCTAGAGGAGAAAACTGAGAATCTGAAGATGCTTCAAATTGATACACACTGTGACAGGTAAGGACCTGGAAGGGATAAGATTCACCTTCACCAATgctcaaatgcacacacacacacacacacacacacacacacacacacacacacacacacacctcttgccCCCCAAATAGGCAATCATTTTACTGGTATGCAACCAAAGTCTTTCCTTAAGATTAGAAGCTTCTTCTGAaccaaaaagtaaacagaaaactgAAAGATGATGAATCTTCTAAGGCTACGCCTTTACAAAGGCTGTGGAATACCACCTTATGCTGAAtccaaaaacagcaaacaaagctGCTTGCAGAAGGGCAAAGAAAGACCCAAAAAACCTTTATTTTCCTTCCAGCTGGTGATAACCAATAACAGGGAGACATAGTAAAATCTTAGTGTGAAGAAAGGGTCTTAAATATCAATCCCTAGATTGCTACAAGGGagatacaaaaaaaggaaagaataaagagatAAAGGGGAGAGTTTGGTGAGCCATCCTAAAGTAGCCACAAGAGTGGGTTATCACTGCACTCAGCTCATGTGTCAATGCTCCCAAATAGAGCAAAGTTCAAAGACATTTTCAGTGTCCATACAAAAAGCTAaaatgtacacgtgtgtgtgtgtgtgtgtgtgtgtgtgtgtgtgtgtgtgtgtgtgcataggagAAGAGGGGGAGTGATGATAAAGATTTACACCTCTATTCTAACACATCAGCTTACAGAGCTTTTCAGATATTCTCAATAAGACCATGCTTAATTCCTACCTCATTCAAATAGACTGTGCTGACTTCTTTAATCGGACTGATCTCTTTTCTATAGACCCTGCTGcagcatagaaaataaaatttgcatttgggtgtttattatattcatttttctataaaatgttttttgttttatttccattgaTACACAGAGATGTGCATGGAGAAGGATCACATACTCTCCCCTTTCCAACCCAAATAGTTTGGTGATGTATCTGTATCTGTGAGCTGATCTAATGATCAAATATTGGCACATAGAGACTTTTCATTTGCACACAAGAACTATGCAGGATGGGGAAATCAAGCAGAGTGAACCAATCTGGTGCTTCAGACTTCCTCCTTCTGGGACTCTCTGAGCATCCAGGTGAGCAGCCTCTTCTATTTGGCATCTTTCTGGGCATGTACCTGGTCACTATGGTGGGGAACCTGCTCATCATCCTTGTCATCAGCTCTGATGCACACCTCCATACTCCTATGTACTTCTTCTTGGCAAATCTGTCCCTAACTGATGCTTGTTTTACCTCTGCCTCAGTCCCCAAAATGCTTGCCAACATTCATAGCCACAGTCAGAC
Coding sequences within it:
- the LOC100768057 gene encoding LOW QUALITY PROTEIN: SIN3-HDAC complex-associated factor-like isoform X2 (The sequence of the model RefSeq protein was modified relative to this genomic sequence to represent the inferred CDS: deleted 1 base in 1 codon; substituted 2 bases at 2 genomic stop codons), yielding MFGFHKPKTYXSIEGCCIFRTKSSSSWFTDSKHYEKDFQSCFGWELCTRLTQDTSPTPACVLLVKRXKKLPAGSKTKTKTNPKQKNCNHVVDTRAGPSLKTTLKPKKVKTLSVNRMKSNLISKLQKEFKRHNSDVHSTTSSASPAQSPYYSNQSDDGSDTEMASSSKRTPIFFSFLDITYWKRQKIGCGIIYKGHFGDVLISMHLFKPCCSNKKAAAEKPEEQGPEPLPISTQEW